One window of the Rosa rugosa chromosome 3, drRosRugo1.1, whole genome shotgun sequence genome contains the following:
- the LOC133737556 gene encoding G-type lectin S-receptor-like serine/threonine-protein kinase LECRK3: MAAIFLFLLLLLLLQVAAAQQGNISLGASLYPNNNSYWLSNSGQFAFGFYRQGNDLAVGIWFEKTNPKTVIWTANRDAVKQEPLPNDVQLTVRDSGVELSSTSKNAFLIPISNSSQPAFRAAMLDSGNFVLYNSDSKIIWQTFDVPTDTIVSGQRLLAGTKLISSISNMNHASGRFQVIMQSDGNLVQYPVGPFTLSTDQYAYWASGTVGAGNNVSLNLDQNGGLYLLNSTGFKIKSIAGQQGLSMYPGYRLTIDADGILRLYSYSLVKNGSWSIEWSSTDNKCAPLGLCGLNSYCVLVEQEPSCVCLPGFTFIYEGQRYLGCKRNLSAVGCKGENETSYSIADVDNIDWENTPYSILSLDKTACKEDCLMDCNCEVAVFRDQQCKKQKLPLRFGRTGPTDMAVTTFVKKGTTDESSGTNRVSKGRKKVEIVVNSYYLVGILVIIQLGIL; this comes from the coding sequence ATGGctgcaatttttcttttccttcttcttcttcttcttcttcaagttgcAGCTGCTCAACAAGGGAATATCAGCCTAGGTGCTTCTCTATATCCCAATAACAACTCATACTGGTTATCGAATTCGGGTCAGTTTGCTTTTGGCTTCTACAGGCAAGGAAATGACCTTGCTGTAGGCATCTGGTTCGAGAAAACCAATCCGAAAACAGTCATCTGGACAGCAAATCGTGATGCTGTTAAACAAGAGCCACTTCCTAATGATGTTCAATTGACTGTGAGGGACAGTGGAGTTGAGCTCAGTTCAACCAGCAAGAATGCCTTCCTTATACCAATTTCAAATTCTTCCCAGCCTGCTTTCAGGGCCGCCATGCTTGATTCAGGTAACTTTGTCCTCTACAATTCTGATTCAAAGATCATTTGGCAGACTTTTGATGTTCCAACAGATACCATTGTATCGGGGCAGCGTCTGTTGGCTGGAACAAAGCTCATCTCCTCCATCTCAAACATGAATCACGCAAGTGGAAGGTTTCAGGTGATCATGCAGAGTGATGGCAACCTAGTTCAGTATCCAGTTGGtccatttacattgagtactgATCAATATGCTTATTGGGCCTCTGGGACAGTCGGAGCTGGGAACAATGTGTCCCTCAATCTTGATCAAAATGGGGGGCTCTATCTTCTTAATTCCACTGGTTTCAAGATAAAAAGTATTGCCGGTCAGCAAGGCCTTTCTATGTATCCTGGCTATCGTCTGACGATTGATGCTGATGGAATACTCCGGTTGTACTCCTACAGTTTGGTTAAGAATGGTTCCTGGTCAATTGAGTGGTCATCAACTGATAATAAGTGTGCTCCTCTTGGCCTCTGTGGCCTAAATTCTTATTGTGTACTTGTGGAACAGGAACCTTCTTGTGTATGTCTCCCTGGTTTCACTTTCATCTACGAGGGCCAAAGATATTTAGGCTGCAAGAGAAACTTGAGTGCAGTTGGTTGCAAAGGTGAGAATGAAACTTCATATTCTATTGCTGATGTGGATAACATAGATTGGGAAAACACTCCATACTCTATTCTATCATTGGATAAGACTGCTTGTAAAGAGGACTGTTTGATGGATTGTAACTGTGAAGTTGCAGTATTTAGGGACCAACAgtgcaaaaaacaaaaacttccCCTAAGATTTGGAAGAACTGGCCCAACCGATATGGCGGTGACAACCTTTGTCAAAAAGGGTACTACTGATGAGAGTTCAGGTACAAATAGGGTGAGCAAGGGAAGAAAAAAAGTTGAAATTGTTGTAAATAGTTATTATTTAGTGGGCATTCTTGTAATTATCCAATTAGGGATATTGTAA